In the Populus trichocarpa isolate Nisqually-1 chromosome 8, P.trichocarpa_v4.1, whole genome shotgun sequence genome, ATAGTTGATGGGAAGAATATACATACCAGTAAGTAGCAGTATTGATCAAATATTCTTAGGATCTTGTTagaacaatgataataataaagagttaTTTCTAAATCAACATTCATACAGGCAGCATTCGGTGTCTCATGTTTATATTCATCTGAAATACCAATATGATTAGTGAGCTTTGGCTGTGAATATTTTGAACAGATGAAAGGTGAGAAGGAGCTCATTGAGAAAATATTGCAAACTGAAATATATCTATTCAGTTCAATGCGAGATGGAAAGGGGATTCTGCATCATAGGGAGGATTTCTATTACATCACGCTGCTTGAGGTACATGGCAtcttgttaaatgattattttcatCCAGTTAATTAgagtaataatatatttgatttccTTGATGGTTACTTGTGGTAGAAGTGGAAATTAATTTACTTTCCTGAGATCAATTCATTTGCTAATAGTTTCAAGTTCCTGTGTGAAGCTTTTACATAATCGGTAGTTATCACTCTGTCGATTATTTCCTATAACATTGTTCCAGAGATTCACTCTTTCGTGTTATGTCCATTTATTGAACTGCATAGTGTTAAGTATACCAAACAGCTTTCATAATTACTAGTTACCATGCTTATCCAGACATTCATCTATATACGTTTTTCTTTGGTCAGAATGTGAGATCAAACTACCAGACTATTGGAAGGGTAGAAAGCAGTGAACGAGATAGCTTCTCGACCAGCTAAGAAGGCAGTAATATCTGAATGCTAGCAGCCGAAGCATATTCATGTACGTTCCTGTCCTATCATTAATGCTGAATAATTCTTCGGAGGTTATCAGGCAATGTGTCTGTATGCAGCATGTAACAGTCTGTCAGTCTTATAGGAAACCCATCAAAAGAATACATGTAAAGCACTACAGCTTAGGTAGGGGTGGGTCTGTGGGGTAGGAAATGTATCTTTACAgcaatatttatatcaaatccaGATCACACATTTCCGTGACAACTTGTATGATTGGATGTTGTACAATCTCAATATCAAAATACTATTCAGTACGGAGTTCTTTTTTCCTGGACTACCCTCATATTCTCTTATCATCTTTTCATTGGCGCTAATCCTTCCATGGAGATCTTTAATAAAATGAAGTCCATTGTCCAATTGAAGAGGATGGTTGGCCATCCAATCTCACTAAAATTAAGACCTGTATCTTGTCCACCAAATCTCAGATCGTTGTTGGTAGATATCAAACGGCCAGAGGGCTTTCTGCTTTTGAATCAACTTGGATTATTACTGAAGTCTCCTAAAAGAGCCAAATGGTCGTCGAATTTATAAACCCTTCACAAGATCTCCGTGAAATCAACAACtagatttatttgaaatatgatTAGGAATGTTAATTGAATCTTAGTGACTGTGCAAGTGAAAGATAGAGTGGTTACAAGTTCGAGGAAGATAGAAAAACTTATCCTTTCAAAACATTTCTAATTAAACCCCCTCTTGGCAAAAGGGTTAATGTTGAAATTCAAGCTTTTATTGCAAATGAAGTTGGTTCACTAAGCAACTTGATTGGAGAGGAATAAGAGAAAATAGTAGTGGCCTAACTCCTCTCATCGATTTAACCATTTTTTGTCCCCTTTTTTTAGAGGTTACTACCTCACGTAATCTACACAAAAACCCTTCATCTGTGCACTTATTAACTACCGTGCCAAGTATAATCCGAAAAGGGGCAAAAAAAAGGTACTGTGTTTTAGTAATGTAAGATTTGCACGGTCCTTGCTCAAGTTGACTTGAAAAAGATTACACAGTCCATCGATATTTTAATATAGATTTTACTTGTAAAGCTAGCTATGCTTTTGTAGCCTGTTTCACAAGTTCTAACTTCGGTTTGCTAAGAGCAAAGCTGGATGCCTTCCTACTGCTCATGATTTTCAAGCTCTGCCGCAGAATATCGACCTCCCTTGCCCTATTGTATTCTTCTTTCTTCGCTAAAGCTAATTGTGCTTTCAGCTCCTCTATACATCCTTCCTTGGCCTTCACTTCCATCTTCAGCTCCTCAatcatttcttcttcctctgctcTCCAGTACAAGCCATCTCCTGCACAACCGAGTTGCAAGCATACAAAACTGTcattcattgattattttttgcaCTGTCATAGTTTCTTAATCAGTGTATCAGCATAACTGGTATACCAATTGACCGAAGGAAAAGTAGTGGTTAAAATAGATACTCAAGGCCATATCATTTAATAAAAGTGATTTAATATGACTCTGATGCTCTGTAATCTTGCATTTTGTGcccacatatttttattttgtatcaaGTGATGGCAACAAGAAATGCTCAacttcttttttgaaaaagaaaagcccCATAAATGTTATCACAAAGGATTGATGTGGTAAAACAGTAAGCGACTTGGGATGAGAAGAGATGTTGGCCACTGATCACTAACTCATGTACAGTAACACATTATCTTCAGGAGAAGCAAAAATGTATTATTGGGACCCGTTCTTGGACAACTTCAATCAACTTTTTAGGATGTTTGACAAAAGGAAGTTGTGGAGCATGCCAATTCTGGTAGCATGTGCCATGCGCTAGACATTGAGGTTTGCGCGGCACTGAATGATAAAACTGAAATATTTGCAAGACATTGCATAAATGCacaggtaattaattaatatgtgaAAACATGCACTAGATCGTGTGTTGTCTCTAGGAGTGTGTTTAAGAAGAGGATATAGTTCAGCCCCCAAGAATCACTCTTCCATGGAAATGACAGTATGACATGAAATGAGGGGATTATATCTGctttgttaatgaaaactagTGATAATATGTTTCTGGATTGCCAAGATTTGCACCATGCGTGGAATCATGCAAAGGAAGTCTTCTGAAGCAAATGGTGTAGgctttatttttgtgtgtgcgtgtgcgtgCGAGTAtgagaaaaaggagagagatgCACCATGGTGAGTCTTCTGAATGAGATCATCAAGCTCGGCCTTAATGGCAAGATATAGCTTCTTCCACTTATCCACAGCCTCGTCGCGCCACACTCTCTCCTCCCTCATTTGCTCCACAAGGAAGCTAGTAGTCCCCAAGAACTCCTCCCTCATTTGCTCCACAAGGAAGCTAGTAGTCCCCAAGAACTCCTCCCTTTTTTCACTTTCTCTTCCTATCGACCTTTCTTCCAATACTCTAATCCTGTCATCTTTCTCTTCCACTACCTTTCTCAATCTCTTTACTTCCTCCTTAAGCTTCTTTCTCTCTTGCTTCCATTCTGCtcttttaaatgcaaaaactaTCATGTCTCTCTCATAAGCTCTagcctctttctctctctcgtACATTATAGCTTGGATCTCTTCTTGGAAAAGCCATACCTTCTCTGTGAGCCCTCTAAGACCTTTCTCACACTTCTTGCTCTTTTTCTTACCACCTAAACAATCCATAATGGGGTTTGAGTTAGAAGGAAGGTGTGTGAATTGCATAAATTCCTTACAGAGGCTCCTCCATTAATGAACTGAGCCTGCCATCAAATCTCCAGCACTTCGTGACAATATATATTTAGCTCGGCCAGCTCTCTTCGAATTATATGGTTGAAAGGGCTAAAATCGCCCGTGAAGAGGGCTGCCCATTTCTAATGTCCAGTTGACAAAAATTAGACAAGACAAGACACGCAACAAA is a window encoding:
- the LOC7494765 gene encoding uncharacterized protein LOC7494765 isoform X2, giving the protein MQFTHLPSNSNPIMDCLGGKKKSKKCEKGLRGLTEKVWLFQEEIQAIMYEREKEARAYERDMIVFAFKRAEWKQERKKLKEEVKRLRKVVEEKDDRIRVLEERSIGRESEKREEFLGTTSFLVEQMREERVWRDEAVDKWKKLYLAIKAELDDLIQKTHHGDGLYWRAEEEEMIEELKMEVKAKEGCIEELKAQLALAKKEEYNRAREVDILRQSLKIMSSRKASSFALSKPKLELVKQATKA
- the LOC18101621 gene encoding uncharacterized protein LOC18101621, which codes for MGNTGIGLEYLCDGNLHEVLINLEGMGGGGKLQLEMKGEKELIEKILQTEIYLFSSMRDGKGILHHREDFYYITLLENVRSNYQTIGRVESSERDSFSTS
- the LOC7494765 gene encoding uncharacterized protein LOC7494765 isoform X1, with amino-acid sequence MQFTHLPSNSNPIMDCLGGKKKSKKCEKGLRGLTEKVWLFQEEIQAIMYEREKEARAYERDMIVFAFKRAEWKQERKKLKEEVKRLRKVVEEKDDRIRVLEERSIGRESEKREEFLGTTSFLVEQMREEFLGTTSFLVEQMREERVWRDEAVDKWKKLYLAIKAELDDLIQKTHHGDGLYWRAEEEEMIEELKMEVKAKEGCIEELKAQLALAKKEEYNRAREVDILRQSLKIMSSRKASSFALSKPKLELVKQATKA
- the LOC7494765 gene encoding uncharacterized protein LOC7494765 isoform X3, whose protein sequence is MQFTHLPSNSNPIMDCLGGKKKSKKCEKGLRGLTEKVWLFQEEIQAIMYEREKEARAYERDMIVFAFKRAEWKQERKKLKEEVKRLRKVVEEKDDRIRVLEERSIGRESEKREEFLGTTSFLVEQMREEFLGTTSFLVEQMREERVWRDEAVDKWKKLYLAIKAELDDLIQKTHHVLSFSAAQTSMSSAWHMLPELACSTTSFCQTS